AACCTGCGCCTGCCGATCACCATCGAAGAAGCCCTGACCCAGATGGAAGAGTGCGACACCGTCGCCGAGTACCTGGGCAGCAAGTTCGTGCGTGGCTATGTGGCGGTGAAGCGTGCCGAGCATGAAAACTTCAAGCGCGTGATCAGCTCCTGGGAGCGTGAGTTCCTGTTGCTGAGCGTCTGAGACCTTCACTACCCCTGTGGGAGCGAGCTCGCTCGCGAATGGGCCAGTTCAGTTAACGAAGACGGCGACTGACACACCGCTTTCGCGAGCAAGCTCGCTCCCACAAGGGGAGCAACCCATCACCTGAAATCCAATAATTCGAAGAGGTGTCGATATGCGTCTGTTGAAATCCCTGATCCCCGCCGCCCTGGCCCTGGCCTGCAGTGCAGGTGCCCAGGCCGAACCCCAGGTCAGCATCTACAACTGGACCGATTACATCGGGCCGACCACCCTCGCCGACTTTCAGGCCGGCAGCGGTATCAAGGTGATCTACGACGTTTTCGACTCCAACGAAACCCTGGAAGGCAAACTCCTCGCCGGTCGCACCGGTTACGACGTAGTCGTGCCTTCCAACCACTTTCTCGCCCGTCAGGTGAAGGCCGGTGCGTTCCTTAAACTGGACCACTCGCAACTGCCGAACTGGAAGAACCTCGACCCGAAACTGCTGGCCCTGCTCGAGAAGAACGATCCGGGCAACGAACACTCGGTGCCGTACCTGTGGGGCACCAACGGCATCGGCTATAACGTCGACAAGGTCAAGCAGGTGCTGGGTGTCGACCACATCGATTCCTGGGCCGTGCTGTTCGAACCGGAGAACCTGAAAAAGCTCACCCAGTGCGGCGTGTCGATGATGGACTCGGCGGACGAGGTGTTCCCGGCCGTCCTCAACTACATGGGCATGGACCCGCGTAGCGAAAACCCGGAAGACTTCAAGAAAGCCGAAGCCAAACTGCTGAGCATCCGCCCGTACATCACCTATTTCCACTCGTCGAAATACGTGTCGGACCTGGCCAACGGCGATATCTGCGTGGCCTTCGGTTATTCCGGTGACGTATTCCAGGCGGCCAACCGCGCCAAGGAAGCGAAGAACGGCGTGAACATCGCCTACGCGATTCCCAAGGAAGGCGCCAACCTGTGGTTCGACCTGCTGGCGATCCCCGCCGATGCCGGCAACACCAAAGAGGCCCACGCCTTCATCAATTACCTGCTCGACCCGCAAGTGATCGCCAAGGTCAGCGCCTCGGTCGGCTACGCCAACCCGAACCCGCCGGCCAAGCAATACATGGACGTGGCACTGGTCAGCAATCCAGAAGTGTATCCGCCTCAGGAAGTGCTCGACAAACTCTACATTTCCACCACCCCGCCCCAGTCGATCATGCGTCTGATGACCCGCTCCTGGAGCAAAGTGAAGTCGAACAAATGAATCAGTACACCCAGGAACACGCCCGCTCCTACTACGCTGCATCGGCCCGGGCGCGCACGCAATACCCTGCACTTGAAGCCGATCTGATCGCCGATGTCTGCGTGATCGGCGGCGGCTTCACCGGCGTCAACACCGCCATCGAGCTGTCCCAGCGCGGCCTCTCGGTGGTGCTGCTCGAAGGCCGGCGCATCGGTTGGGGCGCCAGCGGGCGCAACGGCGGCCAGTTGATTCGCGGTATCGGCCATGAAGTCGAGAGTTTTGCCCGTCATGTCGGCACGGAGGGCGTGCGCTACCTGCAACAGGCCGGCGTCGACTCGGTGGAGCTGGTGCGCCGGCGCATCGAAGACAACGCCATCGAGTGCGACCTGCGCTGGGGCTTCTGCGAACTGGCCAACACCCCGGCGCAGTTCGAGGCGTTCAAGGCCGAACAGGACAGTCTCGCAGCCTCGGGCTATGCCCATGAAACGCGACTGGTCAGCCCTGAAGACATGCGTCGGCAAGTCGTCAATTCGGATGCCTATAAAGGAGGCCTGATCGACATGGGCTCGGGCCATCTGCACCCGCTCGATCTGGTTCAGGGCGAAGCGCGGCTGGCAGCGTCGCTCGGGGTGCGGATCTTCGAGCAGAGCCCGGTGCTGGAAATCATCCACGGTGCGACGGTAAAAGTGCGCTGCGCCTCAGGCACGGTGCGCGCCGGCAGTCTGGTGCTCGGTTGCAACGCGCATCTGGACGAACTCGAGCAACAGCTCAGCGGTAAAGTCCTGCCCGCCGGCAGCTACATCATCGCCACCGAGCCCTTGTCCAGGGAACGCGCCGCCGAACTGATCCCGCAGAATCTCGCGCTCTGCGACCAGAAAGTCGGCCTCGACTATTACCGGCTCTCGGCGGACCGGCGCCTGCTGTTCGGCGGTGCCTGCCATTATTCCGGGCGGGATCCGGCAGACATCGCCGCCTACATGCGACCGAAGATGCTCAAGGTGTTCCCGCAACTGGCGGACGTGGGCATCGAGTTTCAGTGGGGCGGCAAGATCGGCATCACCGCCAACCGCTTCCCGCAGGTCGGGCGGCTCAAGCAGCACCCGAACGTGTTCTACGCCCAGGGTTACTCCGGCCATGGCCTGAACGTCACCCACTGGTGCGCTAAACTGTTGGGCGAAGCGATTCATGCCGGCCACAGCCAGGGCATGGACGTGTTCAGCGGCGTCCCGCACATGACCTTCCCCGGCGGCCCGGCGTTGCGCTCGCCGCTGCTGGCACTGGGCATGTTCTGGTATCGCCTGCGGGAAATGCTGGGCTGAGGCTCGCCGATTTGCTCTATCGCAAAGCACTTCTATATTGATGAAGTGCTTTTGCGTTCCTGACGCTCAGTGCCCAACACACTCTGGAGGTCATGGATGGAGTCGTCAGCCACCGACAAACCGCAGGCACCCGGCCAGGCACCGGTCAAGACCCGGCGCTTCAGCATTTCGCTGGTGTGGATCGTGCCGATCGTCGCGGTGCTGGTGGGTATTTCGCTGGTGGTGCACAACCTGATGCAGGAAGGCCCGACCATCGTCGTCACCTTCAAGACCGGCAGCGGTCTGACCGCCAACAAGACCGAAGTCAAATACCGCAACGTGGTGGTCGGCCAGGTCTCGGACGTCGAACTGGCCGACGACCAGAAGAGCGTCAACGCCACGATCAAACTGGCCAAGCAGGCCGAAACCTTTACCCGCGAAGACTCCAAATTCTGGGTGGTACGCCCACGTATCGGCGCCGGTGGCGTGTCGGGCATCGACACCCTGCTGTCCGGCGACTACATCGGTGCCGACATCGGCCAGTCAGATTCACGCGCCAAAAACTTCAATGGCCTGGAAAACCCGCCGCCGATCACCTATGGCGAACCGGGCAGACGCTTCAACCTGCATTCCTCGGATCTGGGCTCGCTGGACATCGGCTCCCCGGTCTATTACCGCAAGATTCCGGTCGGCCAGGTCGTGGCTTACGCACTCGATCCCGATGGCAAAGGGGTGAATATCGAAGTGTTCATTCACGCACCGAACGATGCCTTCGTTACCGAGAACACCCGGTTCTGGAACGCCAGCGGCATAGACGTGAACGTCGGCGCCAATGGTTTTGCGGTGAAGACCGAATCGCTCTCGACCCTGCTGGTCGGTGGCATTGCCTTCCGCGCGCCGGATTACAGCCCCAATGATGTGGCGGCAGCGGATGAAAAATCCTTCGACCTGTTCGAAGACCAGCAGACCGCCCTCGCCCCGCCCGCCGGCAAACCGCAGTACCTGAGCCTGCGTTTCGATCAGGCCATGCGCGGTCTCAAGGTCGATGCGCCGGTCGAATTCCTCGGCATGGAAATCGGCCGCGTGGTCAGCATCAACCTCGACTACGACGAGAAGAAGCGCAGCTTCCCGGTCAACGTCGGCATCGTGATCTACCCACAACGCCTCGGACGGGCCCACGAAAAGATGCTCAAGGTGCTCAACCACAACCCGGAAGAC
This genomic window from Pseudomonas kribbensis contains:
- a CDS encoding intermembrane transport protein PqiB; the protein is MESSATDKPQAPGQAPVKTRRFSISLVWIVPIVAVLVGISLVVHNLMQEGPTIVVTFKTGSGLTANKTEVKYRNVVVGQVSDVELADDQKSVNATIKLAKQAETFTREDSKFWVVRPRIGAGGVSGIDTLLSGDYIGADIGQSDSRAKNFNGLENPPPITYGEPGRRFNLHSSDLGSLDIGSPVYYRKIPVGQVVAYALDPDGKGVNIEVFIHAPNDAFVTENTRFWNASGIDVNVGANGFAVKTESLSTLLVGGIAFRAPDYSPNDVAAADEKSFDLFEDQQTALAPPAGKPQYLSLRFDQAMRGLKVDAPVEFLGMEIGRVVSINLDYDEKKRSFPVNVGIVIYPQRLGRAHEKMLKVLNHNPEDEAAAVRLIGTFVDNGLRAQARSGNLLTGQLYIALDFFPKAEKVAFDPTARPIVIPTIPGSLEQLQEKLEAMVDKLNKLPVERIAGNLDGNLVELRKSLSQFNTKTLPSVQNTLADVSKTLQSANSTLAEDSPQREKLTQTLDELGRMSRSLRELSDYLGRHPESLIRGRPDNAAPLDLKGPPRN
- a CDS encoding polyamine ABC transporter substrate-binding protein — encoded protein: MRLLKSLIPAALALACSAGAQAEPQVSIYNWTDYIGPTTLADFQAGSGIKVIYDVFDSNETLEGKLLAGRTGYDVVVPSNHFLARQVKAGAFLKLDHSQLPNWKNLDPKLLALLEKNDPGNEHSVPYLWGTNGIGYNVDKVKQVLGVDHIDSWAVLFEPENLKKLTQCGVSMMDSADEVFPAVLNYMGMDPRSENPEDFKKAEAKLLSIRPYITYFHSSKYVSDLANGDICVAFGYSGDVFQAANRAKEAKNGVNIAYAIPKEGANLWFDLLAIPADAGNTKEAHAFINYLLDPQVIAKVSASVGYANPNPPAKQYMDVALVSNPEVYPPQEVLDKLYISTTPPQSIMRLMTRSWSKVKSNK
- a CDS encoding NAD(P)/FAD-dependent oxidoreductase — its product is MNQYTQEHARSYYAASARARTQYPALEADLIADVCVIGGGFTGVNTAIELSQRGLSVVLLEGRRIGWGASGRNGGQLIRGIGHEVESFARHVGTEGVRYLQQAGVDSVELVRRRIEDNAIECDLRWGFCELANTPAQFEAFKAEQDSLAASGYAHETRLVSPEDMRRQVVNSDAYKGGLIDMGSGHLHPLDLVQGEARLAASLGVRIFEQSPVLEIIHGATVKVRCASGTVRAGSLVLGCNAHLDELEQQLSGKVLPAGSYIIATEPLSRERAAELIPQNLALCDQKVGLDYYRLSADRRLLFGGACHYSGRDPADIAAYMRPKMLKVFPQLADVGIEFQWGGKIGITANRFPQVGRLKQHPNVFYAQGYSGHGLNVTHWCAKLLGEAIHAGHSQGMDVFSGVPHMTFPGGPALRSPLLALGMFWYRLREMLG